In Tursiops truncatus isolate mTurTru1 chromosome X, mTurTru1.mat.Y, whole genome shotgun sequence, the following proteins share a genomic window:
- the TASL gene encoding TLR adapter interacting with SLC15A4 on the lysosome, with amino-acid sequence MLSEGYLSGLAYRSDIQWSCTSYNEQVAEEKEEKTEATAAATLSYSSVDETQVRSLYVRCKSSGKFISSVHSRDSQRSRNPRITVVQTNPNPVFESPNLAAVELYRDPSRETYLVPPSCKSICKNYNDLHIAGGQVMAINSVTTDFPSESSFEHGPLLKSSEIPLSMEDSISTQPSDFPPKPIQRYSSYWRITSIKEKSSLQMQKPISNAVLNEYLEQKVVELYKQYIMDTVLHDSSPTQILASELIMTSVDQISIQVSREKNLETSKARDIVINSLLQLVSTEVSTPEISTPSLHISQYSNVNP; translated from the coding sequence ATGCTGTCAGAAGGGTATCTCAGTGGACTTGCTTACCGGAGTGACATCCAGTGGAGTTGTACATCTTATAATGAGCAGGTggctgaggaaaaggaagagaagacagaagCCACAGCTGCTGCCACTCTTTCCTATTCCTCCGTGGATGAAACACAAGTCCGAAGTCTCTATGTGAGATGCAAATCCTCAGGCAAGTTTATTTCTTCAGTGCATTCAAGAGACAGCCAACGCAGTAGAAATCCGAGAATCACAGTGGTGCAGACAAACCCCAATCCCGTGTTTGAAAGCCCAAACTTGGCCGCAGTTGAACTATACAGAGACCCCAGCAGAGAGACCTACTTGGTTCCACCTTCCTGCAAGAGTATCTGCAAGAATTACAATGACTTACATATTGCAGGGGGCCAAGTGATGGCCATTAATTCAGTGACAACAGATTTTCCCTCTGAGAGCAGTTTTGAACATGGCCCTTTGCTGAAATCGTCTGAGATTCCTTTGTCCATGGAGGATTCCATTTCCACTCAGCCCAGCGACTTCCCACCCAAACCTATCCAGCGGTATTCATCCTACTGGAGAATAACCAGCATCAAAGAGAAAAGCAGCCTGCAAATGCAGAAGCCTATTTCGAATGCAGTGCTGAACGAATACCTGGAGCAGAAGGTCGTGGAGTTATACAAGCAGTACATTATGGACACTGTGCTTCATGACAGTTCTCCTACCCAGATTCTGGCATCTGAACTCATCATGACAAGTGTGGACCAAATTAGTATTCAAGTCTCTAGAGAGAAGAACCTGGAGACCTCAAAAGCCAGGGATATAGTCATTAACAGCCTTTTACAGTTGGTGTCAACTGAAGTCAGCACTCCTGAAATTAGCACTCCGAGTCTCCATATTTCTCAGTATAGTAACGTGAATCCATAG